The segment TGTTATGCATGGTAGAGGTCGAAAAACTCAGAGAAACTGTGATAAATTTGTTTGGTATGGATCTCATCCTCGTTCTTCTCGTACACCCCAGAGGAATATAATATTCCATCCCCCAGGTAACAAAGGTCCTGCTAGATTTATTACTACTGCATTGGAGAGTTGGCAATTGTTTCTAACAAATGAAGTTTTGGAGAGTTTAGTGTCTTACACTAATCAAGAGATTTCTGAGCAgcgtaagaaatataaatcagATAGGCCAACCGAACCAGAGGAGAATGATTTTGTTCCGTCCAGCACGCGACCTTCATTTGTTCGTGATACCTCAATAACAGAGTTGAAAGCCCTGTTTGgtctatattatttatctgGTGTGCtgaaaattaatcatttaaccgtcaaagaaatatttgataaGAATACAGGTATCAGTTATTTTAGGTCAACAATGAGTGAGAAgagatttgaatttttaactaATTGCCTTCGGTTTGATGATCGATTGACAAGAGCTGAGAGAAGACAGCAAAGTAAATTGGCTccgataaaataattatttgaccATATAGTTGAGACTTCAAAGAAGCTGTATTCCCCTTGTGACTGCACTACAATCGACGAGCAATTGCTCGGCTTCAGAGGTAGATGCCCATTTCGCATGTATATCCCGTCTAAACCAGACAAATATGGGATAAAGCTGTTGATGTTTTGTGATGCTAAAACATATTACATGATAAATAGCATTATATATACCGGCAAAGATTCAACTCCTAGAGGGATACCCGTTGCAGAGTATTATGCGCTTGAGCTGTCGACTAGTATTCATGGCACCAACAGAAACATAACATATGATAACTGGTTCACCTCCATACCTACAGCTCAAAAATTGCTATCCAAAAAAGTAACTACAGTTgggacattaaaaaaaaaataaaaccgaaatacctattaatttcattgaaaCTAAAGACCGCCCCTTGAATACTTCAGTATTTGCATTTCATGAAGAACTTACCTTGCTTTCATTATATTCCACCAAAGCTTAGCaaatcaaaaaagaaaaacgttCTCATGTTATCCACCATGCATAACGAACCTGATAAAGATAAGTCTGTGAATTTGCcagaaataataagtttttataacgAAACAAAGGGCGGAGTTGATACTTTTGATCAACTTTGTCATACCTACAGTGTATCGCGTAAAACTCGCCGCTGGAGCCTTTGTGTGTTCTATGGAATTCTAAATATTGTGGGGATTAATTCTATGATATTACTGCGTTCATCCAATGCTgctaataaacaaattttaaagataGACGCACTTACCTGAAGAATCTGGCTTTTGATCTCTTAAAACCTCACCTAGAAGAGAGATTTATGTACCGAACTTTGCCGAAGTCCCTACAGATTAGTATCGGAGATATTCTGGGCAAACAACGACCAATAGTTACGGAAACCTCTTCAGCTCCGAAATCTGGAAGGTGTTACTTCTGCCCAAGGTCAAAAGATCGTAAATCTCGCGTACAATGCACCAAGTgcaaactttttatttgtaatgacCACCAAAGCAAAATATGCCAAAATTGTCTGTAAGTTCCTAATTATTAGCCTTAAATTGTTAACAATGAGActgaaattaatgttaaataagATTAAgcaaattgatttttaataaaagttaataattttttcgtaaatagcgttttttaattgGGGTACAGCAGTACCCCAGGGTAccgttaatttaattttagtatggGTACGGTTCTAGGGTTAAAAAAATCCGCTAGGTTGACAGTTATGGGCCTTATCATACTAGCGGTTGGCGAGCGGCTGCGGGGCGGGACGGGCGAACAGCGAATCCGTCGCGAACACTCACGAACAGCGATTTCCTAGCGGACGCGCAGCGCGACCGCCGCGAGAAGCAGCGTGGACGCCATTTTGTATAAACGACAGTCTGTCTGCCCCGCCTCAGTTCAGTGCGTAACGAGACACGAATGCAGGACGTATGGCTAATGATGGCATCATTGGAATATTCGGATATTAATATAGAGtaatttattagtaaaattcaaagtcgtTACGTAATATGAGATCTAAAAGCAGAGAATTTAGTGATCATAATTGGAAAAAAGGCATGGTAAGACAtttgcaatttatttattttaaggctTTATGGAAAAAACAGTCAAGGAGAAAAATGAAGCAGGTAAGAGAAAcacattaatatttactatataTTTACACTAGCGTGCTAGTGAAGGCCTGAGCCCCAACAGTGGGGATGTATATGGGCTgtcatgatgatgatgaatgaataatatttatatgtacttatgttgCCACGGTAATGCccctatatttaaaacaaaataatcagCAAAGAACTATGGCAGATTTTTAGGTCAAGGTTTTAAAAGCGTCTATATATGTCGGCTATaccaaaaatcataaaatatttttcaataaattatcaaaatataaataccattTCACAACTAGCTAGATAAAAGagtgataattaaaaatagctaTTATGATACCTATTTGATTTTCTATAGAACTCGCCATTTGTTGTTGTCACAGTGTTGACAgccttaaaaatgttttttgtgtgtattacaatacatcaatattatttttcttgattgaatgatttaacagattttcaatataaacaagtctattgtttttgctttttataaattcatattagATAGCTTTGCAATGAAATGCAGCCATAATAAAGCCTCCTTGACCGTTGATGGACAGGAAGCTAGCTAAAAGGCTGCCAATCAGAGCTGTcaaaaaaaatgacatttcTTTTCATTCTTTCCGATTTGAGTTTTCATTTCACACATCTCACTCGCTTGCGCCCGCGTTTCGTTGTGTTCTGTGTATTTTCGTAGCTTTCCCCgtcttctgtttttttttgaccCGGACTGCCCAAGGACTCTGATTTTGCTTTTTTGAATACGACTTGGATTGTTATTTTGGACTCTGATATTGCCTATCTGTGACTTGTGCGTGCTTATCCGGATATTGTTTGTGTACCTGCCTACCCGGCATACATACTTTCTGCCAAAATGAGTAGACTTCGACGTGGCCGTGGCAGATCCTTTGAAGATACACGTATTTTGTGTGTTAACTGCAACATATTATGTGTTAATAGACTACGCCGTTATCCGGCTTTAGACCTGAATCCCCGAGTTACAGCTTTACTCGCAAGTTTGGTCTATCCAAaagatgtaagtattttattattacttataatatatatatgtataatgttagGTATGTCTTTTTAGCTTGTGGGTATCTTACCTTTTccatgtatgtaggtatatacttgAAGTTGCCTGTTtcattaagtataattaatttgtttcaaaaatCAAGTAGAAGAGatctgtatatattttttatgagaaaaCTCCGGCCGTGCGCTGCGTTAAGCGGGTGCACGGCGCGGGCACCCGCGCGGCGTGATGTTTCATGTAAATTCATAGAGCAGCGCTGCGTAAAGGCGGAACGCCCGTCACACGCGGCGCGGGCGACGGGGGTACGCTCGCGTGTCCGTGCGACGGAGCACGCGAGCGGAGATGTTTCTAGAAAATCAGTGAGCGCCGCTGCGTTATCCGTGTCGCACGCGCCGTGCTTGTACAATCAAGTTGATAAACATGAGTGATATTGATACGGAACGTGTTATTTTAGAAGTGCAATGTCGCCCCGCTTTATGGGATCTGTCTAACAACTTGTATAAAGACAGGGATGCGCGTCAAGCTGCATGGCTCGAGATTTGTAAAGAATTATACGAAAATTATGAGGACTTCAGTGACACAGAAAAAAAGTCAACAGGTAaattcttactttttattatgactttataaatttatttactacataattatttacttctttcatttattaagGTGGGTACagactatataacataacatgttATACGACATTGCTATATAACAAGTTTCAGATAATGTGGACACTGAATGATATAAAACATGTTAAAATAACATGTAATATGTTACATAGTCTGTACCCACCTTTAGGCTTAgtaaacattttgtatttacttatgttaattgttatttaactATTGTATTGTGACCTCTTCAcgagcaaattttttttaacttaagtaaataatcaataaatacaGCGATCTTGCCACGATACCTTACCGTTTGTGGCAAAGTAATCAGCGAACTGATCTCGTATTGTATACGAGTTTCTTTGAACTAGCCCAAATCCATTTGTGATATCGCGGATATGGCGGGGTGTTATGACAACATCGCTGATATTACCGAATCCGTCTCTTTTTCGTACAAAATTATGCATTATACAAATTGCTTTTATGAAACAAATGGCATGTTCTCTAGAAACGTTAAGTGGACGATGAAGTATTCGAAACTTATTGGCCATTATTCCAAAGGTTGATTCAATGTAACGTCTAGCTCTTGACaatctataattaaatattttctttctatgATCCATTGCAATAGCCCGCGCATATGGTCGCATAAGATGTGTAGACAGTCCAAACGCTTCATCTCCAACTATGACGTATGGCACTGGTGTGGTAGCTGCAGTATTGGttggtttattattttgtagcacTGGCAATGATTTTGGAGGAGGAATATCTAATAGCTCATCCTGCATCTGTTGAAATAAAGTGCTGTTGGTGAAAACTGAAGAGTCAGATTCTTTACCTTGTATTCCAACATTTATGTAGGTGAATTCATAGTTTGCGTTACACATTGCAAGCAAGACAATGGAATAGTAATGTTTGTAATTGTAGTAAAGTGATCCGCTGTGAGGTGGTCTTATAATCCGTATATGTTTTCCATCTACAGCACCTAAACAGTTAGGAAAATTTGTGTTGCTTAAAAAGCCTTCTGCTATGTCTTCCCATCGCATACGTGTAAATACTGGTATACATtcttctttcagtctttgccaTATAATTTGACAGACATCATTAACAATTTTTCGGATGGTAGATTGTCCCGCATGGTACGCCAAGTGCATATCCACGAAAGTATGTCCACTTACTAAGTACCtgtgaaaaatacaaaattattttttaagtatgtattatttttcatttttcagaaaaaaaaatacaagcgCGATGGAAAACCGCGAGAGATTGCTATACGAAAGTCAAAGCTAGTAACAAGAAACTTAAGTCTGGTTCTGGTgctaaaaaaggaaaagggtacagctattataatattatgactTTTCTGGACTCTAACAAAAGAGTAGAAGGACAAGAATCTTTGGAAAATTCTCAGGACGACTCTTCGGGTCATACAAGTACACTTGAATTGTCCCAACACCCAATAGTTGACACTAGTGAGGTGTTAATACCTGAGACCAGTACATCTGGAAATGAAAATGACACAGCAAGCAGAGAAACGCAAAAACAATCAAAGCGTAAAAAGGCGTCGTCGCCGACTCCTTttgaaatacaattattacaatccatacaacacaaaaaggacgaagaaaatgatgaagacttgtcattttttaaatctattatgccaaacataaaaaaattgtctacatatcaaaaattattgtttcgaTCAAAGgtattaaacttattaattgacattgaaaaagaaaatgttattacaTTGGAGGATTTATCGAACATCGTACTGACAAATGACACTCAAGCAGAACATTAATCctattatcaattatttacTGCATTTATACTCTATTTGAAGAAAGACAAAGATTGGAAGTAgccttataatattgttaattatgataattacAATGACTGTGATTTTGATTTACTTTACGTATGTACCTACACTACCAAATTGTTATACTTAGTTCTCATTAAAGTAATtgtagattaaaatattgttaattataataagtgaTAAATCCAATCACTGTGATTTTACTGTTACTTATGAT is part of the Amyelois transitella isolate CPQ chromosome 20, ilAmyTran1.1, whole genome shotgun sequence genome and harbors:
- the LOC106136179 gene encoding uncharacterized protein LOC106136179; this translates as MDYLLIYYLAKRRRRQQRQPISPYVSSRMLCGEFVTKFTLLREDERRFFKYFKMSTSTFDELFSKLEPYLKHSANTLKVRSVSIILPIERLAITARYLVSGHTFVDMHLAYHAGQSTIRKIVNDVCQIIWQRLKEECIPVFTRMRWEDIAEGFLSNTNFPNCLGAVDGKHIRIIRPPHSGSLYYNYKHYYSIVLLAMCNANYEFTYINVGIQGKESDSSVFTNSTLFQQMQDELLDIPPPKSLPVLQNNKPTNTAATTPVPYVIVGDEAFGLSTHLMRPYARAIAMDHRKKIFNYRLSRARRYIESTFGIMANKFRILHRPLNVSREHAICFIKAICIMHNFVRKRDGFGNISDVVITPRHIRDITNGFGLVQRNSYTIRDQFADYFATNGKVSWQDRCIY
- the LOC106136172 gene encoding uncharacterized protein LOC106136172; its protein translation is MSDIDTERVILEVQCRPALWDLSNNLYKDRDARQAAWLEICKELYENYEDFSDTEKKSTEKKIQARWKTARDCYTKVKASNKKLKSGSGAKKGKGYSYYNIMTFLDSNKRVEGQESLENSQDDSSGHTSTLELSQHPIVDTSEVLIPETSTSGNENDTASRETQKQSKRKKASSPTPFEIQLLQSIQHKKDEENDEDLSFFKSIMPNIKKLSTYQKLLFRSKVLNLLIDIEKENVITLEDLSNIVLTNDTQAEH